One genomic window of Camelina sativa cultivar DH55 chromosome 5, Cs, whole genome shotgun sequence includes the following:
- the LOC104788013 gene encoding methyltransferase-like protein 7A isoform X1 encodes MAILHFSSSSPIFSTIIHSPRRKIRALRDSDKTHKNLITTDFVSSFSLCPCGRRHFLGAMPLLPISPSHASTSTEDLRRLLSPKPDWYEELFAWLMNTGMESYEKEISDYKTKLFDNLVGKAEKGLEIGIGTGPNFKYYTAIPNVYVIGVDPNAKMESYARKSAAEAGLKSEDFTFIHALGESIPLEDASVDAVVGTLVLCSVTDVTRTLNEIKRILRPGGIYLFIEHVAAEDGTFLRLVQNVLDPLQQVVADGCHLTRHTGESILEARFNGGADVNKASISSVAYISSHVYGIAYS; translated from the exons ATGGCGATCTTGcacttctcatcttcttcaccgaTCTTCTCGACGATCATACATTCACCTCGAAGAAAGATTAGGGCTTTACGAGATTCCGACAAAACCCATAAGAATCTCATTACGACAGATTTTGTCTCATCTTTCAGCTTATGTCCCTGTGGAAGAAGGCATTTCCTTGGAGCTATGCCATTACTTCCCATCTCTCCCTCTCACGCTTCTACCTCAACG GAGGATTTGAGAAGACTGCTTTCACCAAAGCCAGATTGGTATGAGGAGCTCTTTGCTTGGTTAATGAATACAGGAATGGAATCATACGAGAAAGAG ATTTCAGATTACAAGACTAAACTCTTTGATAATTTGGTTGGGAAAGCAGAAAAAGGTTTGGAGATTGGTATTGGTACAGGTCCAAATTTCAAGTACTACACAGCTATTCCAAACGTTTATGTTATTGGTGTTGATCCAAACGCTAAGATGGAGAGTTATGCGCGCAAATCCGCTGCAGAAGCGGGTCTCAAATCCGAAGACTTCACATTCATTCACGCG CTTGGGGAGTCTATACCGTTAGAAGATGCATCTGTTGATGCAGTCGTGGGGACTCTCGTGCTTTGTTCCGTCACAGATGTCACTCGGACGCTCAACG AGATAAAACGGATACTAAGACCTGGTGGAATTTATCTTTTCATAGAACATGTTGCAGCTGAAG ATGGTACATTTCTAAGGTTGGTGCAGAATGTGTTGGACCCATTGCAACAAGTTGTTGCCGATGGATGTCACTTGACAAGGCACACTGGAGAATCCATTTTAGAAGCCCGGTTCAATGGAGGTGCAGATGTTAACAAGGCATCCATTTCTAGCGTTGCTTACATAAGCTCTCATGTCTATGGTATTGCTTACagttaa
- the LOC104788013 gene encoding methyltransferase-like protein 7A isoform X2 codes for MAILHFSSSSPIFSTIIHSPRRKIRALRDSDKTHKNLITTDFVSSFSLCPCGRRHFLGAMPLLPISPSHASTSTEDLRRLLSPKPDWYEELFAWLMNTGMESYEKEISDYKTKLFDNLVGKAEKGLEIGIGTGPNFKYYTAIPNVYVIGVDPNAKMESYARKSAAEAGLKSEDFTFIHALGESIPLEDASVDAVVGTLVLCSVTDVTRTLNEIKRILRPGGIYLFIEHVAAEVFGFSCC; via the exons ATGGCGATCTTGcacttctcatcttcttcaccgaTCTTCTCGACGATCATACATTCACCTCGAAGAAAGATTAGGGCTTTACGAGATTCCGACAAAACCCATAAGAATCTCATTACGACAGATTTTGTCTCATCTTTCAGCTTATGTCCCTGTGGAAGAAGGCATTTCCTTGGAGCTATGCCATTACTTCCCATCTCTCCCTCTCACGCTTCTACCTCAACG GAGGATTTGAGAAGACTGCTTTCACCAAAGCCAGATTGGTATGAGGAGCTCTTTGCTTGGTTAATGAATACAGGAATGGAATCATACGAGAAAGAG ATTTCAGATTACAAGACTAAACTCTTTGATAATTTGGTTGGGAAAGCAGAAAAAGGTTTGGAGATTGGTATTGGTACAGGTCCAAATTTCAAGTACTACACAGCTATTCCAAACGTTTATGTTATTGGTGTTGATCCAAACGCTAAGATGGAGAGTTATGCGCGCAAATCCGCTGCAGAAGCGGGTCTCAAATCCGAAGACTTCACATTCATTCACGCG CTTGGGGAGTCTATACCGTTAGAAGATGCATCTGTTGATGCAGTCGTGGGGACTCTCGTGCTTTGTTCCGTCACAGATGTCACTCGGACGCTCAACG AGATAAAACGGATACTAAGACCTGGTGGAATTTATCTTTTCATAGAACATGTTGCAGCTGAAG TGTTTGGATTTTCTTGTTGCTGA